In Prunus dulcis chromosome 1, ALMONDv2, whole genome shotgun sequence, the following are encoded in one genomic region:
- the LOC117615736 gene encoding auxin response factor 19-like yields the protein MKPPANGAGAAAANGPSNSCEGGENVKIINPELWQACAGPLVNLPPAGTHVVYFPQGHSEQVAASMKKDVDGQIPNYPNLPSKLLCLLHNVTLHADPETDEVYAQMTLQPVPSFDKDALLRSDLALKSNKPQPEFFCKTLTASDTSTHGGFSVPRRAAEKIFPPLDFSMQPPAQELVARDLHDTVWTFRHIYRGQPKRHLLTTGWSLFVSGKRLFAGDSVLFIRDEKQQLLLGIRRANRQPTNLSSSVLSSDSMHIGILAAAAHAAANNSPFTVFYNPRASPSEFVIPLAKYYKAACGNQLSLGMRFRMMFETEESGTRRYMGTITGISDLDSVRWKNSQWRNLQVGWDESTAGERRNRVSMWEIEPVTAPFFICPPPFFRSKRPRQPGMPDEESSDLDNLFKRTMPWLGDDMCMKDPQVLPGLSLVQWMNMQQNSSAGNSIQPNYMHSFPGSALQNLAGADLSRQLGMSGSQIPQLSNLQFNAQRLPQQAQQLDQLQKLPSTMNPLASMIQRQQQLGDITQQPRQNSFNQSLPSSQVQSQLLQPQTLVQTNSVLQQQSSSQNHLQRNLPQNLQQHQQQQQQQLHQQQQHQQQQQQHQQQQQHQQQIAGQNQQQFQSQLPDQINQQLQHLSDNQLQLQLLQKLQQQQQSLLTQQALQQPAQLIQLQDQQRQLLDVSQSFSRPVTPTQMQEMPQMAPTLHPQSRTMPQQLTKNNNSQTNVRFSQPPQQPKLQQQQPVMVPEMSGHMGLPPTPTTNQLSTAVSNVMTGGAGAGQSGITDEVPSCSNSPSTNNCPSLIQPLMNNRAHRNSFVGEDMAQSATTILSPSAIETMPSNGNLLKDFQLKSDVKPSVNIASNQSQGILTAQTYLNSAAVHTDYLDTSSSTTSVGLSQNDVNLQQNNAPLSFNPQSMLFREASQEGEVQADHRNNVSYGSNIDGQLGIPLNPDPMLAKGTVALGKDFSNNLSSGGMIGNYENAKDAQQELSSSMVSQSFGVPDMAFNSIDSTINDSGFLDTGPWAPAPQFQRMRTYTKVYKRGAVGRSIDIARYSGYGELKQDLARRFGIEGQLEDRGRVGWKLVYVDHESDVLLVGDDPWEEFVNCVRCIKILSPQEVQQMSLDGDFGGNAVLLNQACSSSDGGNA from the exons ATGAAGCCGCCCGCGAACGGCGCCGGGGCTGCTGCGGCCAACGGTCCATCCAATTCATGCGAAG GGGGGGAGAATGTGAAGATCATAAACCCGGAGCTATGGCAAGCGTGCGCCGGGCCGCTGGTGAACTTGCCGCCGGCTGGGACCCACGTGGTCTACTTCCCTCAAGGTCACAGCGAACAA GTTGCCGCATCTATGAAAAAGGATGTGGATGGTCAAATACCAAACTACCCGAATCTTCCCTCCAAGCTACTATGTCTCCTTCACAATGTCACCTTGCAT GCGGACCCCGAAACTGACGAAGTTTATGCTCAGATGACACTTCAGCCTGTTCCCTCG TTTGACAAGGATGCATTGTTGAGATCAGATCTTGCCCTCAAGTCAAATAAGCCCCAACCAGAGTTTTTCTGTAAAACATTGACAGCAAGTGATACAAGCACTCATGGAGGTTTCTCGGTGCCCCGTCGTGCAGCAGAAAAGATTTTCCCTCCTCTC GATTTCTCCATGCAACCACCTGCTCAAGAACTTGTTGCCAGGGATTTGCATGATACTGTTTGGACTTTCCGCCATATCTATCGTG GGCAACCAAAACGCCACTTGCTTACAACAGGATGGAGCCTATTTGTTAGTGGGAAGAGGCTTTTCGCTGGCGATTCTGTTTTGTTCATTAG GGATGAAAAGCAGCAGCTTCTTTTGGGAATTAGACGCGCTAACAGGCAACCCACCAACCTATCATCTTCAGTATTATCAAGTGATAGTATGCACATTGGGATTCTAGCGGCTGCAGCTCATGCTGCCGCTAATAATAGCCCCTTCACAGTGTTCTACAATCCTAG AGCCAGTCCATCAGAATTTGTTATCCCATTAGCCAAGTACTACAAGGCAGCCTGTGGCAACCAACTATCTCTGGGTATGCGATTTCGTATGATGTTCGAAACTGAAGAGTCAGGAACAAGAAG GTACATGGGTACAATTACAGGAATTAGTGATCTTGATTCTGTTAGATGGAAGAACTCACAATGGCGCAATTTGCAG GTTGGTTGGGATGAGTCAACTGCTGGGGAAAGGCGTAATCGGGTGTCAATGTGGGAAATTGAGCCTGTTACTGCTCCATTTTTCATTTGTCCCCCACCATTCTTCAGATCAAAGCGTCCTCGGCAACCAGGAATGCCAG ATGAGGAATCCTCTGATTTAGATAATCTTTTTAAGAGGACAATGCCTTGGCTTGGTGATGATATGTGCATGAAGGATCCCCAGGTTCTACCTGGTCTGAGCTTAGTCCAGTGGATGAACATGCAGCAAAATTCTTCCGCGGGTAACTCCATACAGCCAAATTACATGCATTCCTTTCCTGGTTCTGCTCTGCAAAACCTTGCTGGAGCGGATCTTTCTCGGCAGTTGGGCATGTCAGGGTCTCAAATACCTCAGTTGAGCAATTTACAATTCAATGCCCAGAGACTACCTCAGCAAGCACAACAGCTTGATCAACTCCAAAAGCTGCCATCCACAATGAACCCATTAGCATCCATGATCCAACGACAGCAACAGTTGGGTGATATTACTCAACAACCCAGGCAAAATTCGTTTAATCAATCTCTACCCTCCAGCCAAGTTCAATCCCAGCTTCTGCAACCTCAGACCCTTGTCCAAACTAATAGTGTCCTTCAGCAGCAATCATCTAGTCAAAACCATCTTCAAAGAAACCTCCCTCAGAACCTGCAGCAGCAtcagcagcaacagcagcagcagctgcatcaacagcaacagcatcaacagcaacagcagcagcatcaacagcagcagcagcatcaaCAACAAATTGCGGGTCAAAATCAACAGCAATTTCAGTCTCAACTTCCTGATCAAATAAACCAACAGTTGCAACATCTTTCTGATAATCAGCTTCAACTTCAGCTGTTACAGAAGCTTCAACAGCAACAGCAGTCGCTTTTGACACAGCAGGCACTGCAACAGCCTGCTCAACTTATCCAACTCCAGGACCAGCAGAGGCAACTGTTAGATGTGTCCCAGAGCTTCTCCAGGCCTGTGACTCCCACCCAAATGCAAGAAATGCCTCAAATGGCACCAACCTTGCATCCTCAGTCAAGAACAATGCCACAGCAGCTGACAAAGAATAATAACAGCCAAACTAATGTTCGGTTTTCTCAACCACCTCAGCAGCCAAAGCTTCAACAGCAGCAACCTGTTATGGTGCCTGAAATGTCCGGGCATATGGGACTTCCCCCAACCCCAACAACCAATCAACTCTCTACAGCTGTAAGCAATGTAATGACAGGAGGTGCAGGAGCAGGGCAGTCTGGGATTACAGATGAGGTTCCATCGTGTTCAAATTCACCATCCACAAACAACTGTCCAAGTTTAATTCAACCATTGATGAACAACAGAGCCCATCGAAACTCATTCGTCGGGGAGGACATGGCTCAGTCTGCCACCACAATCTTGAGTCCTAGTGCCATAGAAACAATGCCATCAAATGGTAACTTATTGAAAGATTTCCAGCTTAAGTCTGATGTTAAGCCTTCAGTGAACATTGCTAGCAATCAAAGTCAAGGAATTCTTACAGCACAAACATACCTGAACAGTGCAGCTGTCCATACAGATTACTTGGACACATCCTCTTCAACAACTTCAGTAGGCCTCTCTCAAAATGATGTCAATTTACAGCAGAATAATGCCCCATTGTCTTTCAATCCACAATCAATGTTATTCAGAGAAGCCAGTCAAGAAGGGGAAGTTCAGGCAGATCATAGAAACAATGTTTCATATGGTTCTAACATTGATGGCCAATTGGGGATACCCTTGAATCCTGATCCTATGTTGGCCAAGGGCACGGTGGCATTAGGAAaggatttttcaaataatctcTCTTCAGGAGGCATGATTGGCAACTATGAAAATGCAAAAGATGCTCAGCAGGAACTTTCATCTTCAATGGTTTCCCAGTCCTTTGGAGTTCCAGATATGGCATTCAATTCAATTGACTCAACCATAAATGATAGCGGCTTTCTGGACACTGGCCCATGGGCTCCAGCACCCCAATTTCAGCGAATGAGGACATACACCAAG GTGTACAAACGTGGAGCTGTAGGGAGATCTATAGATATTGCACGCTATTCAGGTTATGGTGAGCTTAAACAAGATCTGGCTCGTAGGTTTGGTATAGAGGGACAGTTAGAGGACCGAGGGAGAGTAGGCTGGAAACTTGTGTATGTAGATCATGAGAGTGATGTTCTGCTAGTTGGAGATGACCCTTGGGA GGAGTTTGTAAACTGTGTTCGCTGCATCAAGATCCTGTCCCCACAAGAAGTCCAGCAAATGAGTTTGGATGGAGACTTTGGTGGCAACGCTGTGCTTCTAAATCAAGCTTGCAGCAGCTCAGATGGTGGGAATGCCTAA